A portion of the Haliaeetus albicilla chromosome 5, bHalAlb1.1, whole genome shotgun sequence genome contains these proteins:
- the LOC138685547 gene encoding electroneutral sodium bicarbonate exchanger 1-like yields MPLVRQSHRHHRRHSQKHREGEREKDSAPTEQGYHCKSHRSPSQRVQFILRTKEDEQHVPHHLFSELDEICVKEGRDAEWKETARWLKFEEDVEDGGERWSKPYVGTLSLHSLSELRSCISNGSVLLDICANSIEEIADMILAQQEQSTEFDEHMRAQVREVLLRKHHHQNEKTTNLLPAVCSFADVSKRQSDLHLLYKPAQTITPCPSPTAAEAKDGVNPESRAMDLSKAELHFMKKIPTGAEASNVLVGELDFLHQPIVAFVRLSPAVLLSGMTEVPIPTRFLFVLLGPEGKAHQYHEIGRSMATIMTDEVFRDVAYKAKNGADLVAGIDEFLDQVTVLPPGEWDPSIRIEPPKNVPSQEKRKTPGALDDGASHSTLEKHCGPELQRTGRLFGGLTLDVKRKAPWFWSDFRDGLSLQCLASFLFLYCACMSPVITFGGLLGEATNGHISAMESLLGASMAGVVYCLFAGQPLTILGSTGPVLVFEKILYKFCKEYALSYLSLRACIGLWTAFLCIVLVATDASCLVCYVTRFTEEAFASLICIIFIYEALEKLSHLRDTYPVHMHSKLDFLTSYYCKCEAPTHPSNETLRFWASNKINVSGIAWENLTVTECRYLRGEFQGPACGRDGPYTPDVFLWCCILFFATFALSGFLKKFKTSRYFPTRVRSTVSDFAVFLTIVIMVLLDFVAGIPSPKLQVPHAFKPTRDDRGWFINPIGPNPWWTVLAALVPALLCTILIFMDQQISAVIVNRKEHKLKKGCGYHLDLFVVAVMLGVCSVMGLPWFVAATVLSITHVNSLKVESDCSAPGEQPKFLGIREQRVTGLLIFVLMGCSVFFTSVLKFIPMPVLYGVFLYMGVSSLRGIQFFDRLKLFWMPAKHQPDFIYLRHVPLRKVHLFTVIQLTCLVLLWTIKVSRAAIIFPMMVLALVFVRKAMDFCFSKRELSFLDDLMPERKKKLDDARNEAGEEEEVRLAGSSGLDISVGL; encoded by the exons ATgccactggttaggcagagccaccggcatcaccgacgccacagccagaagcatcgggaaggggaacgggagaaggactctgccccgacggagcagggctaccactgtaagtcccacc gctccccgtcccagcgggtgcagttcattctcaggaccaaggaggacgagcagcatgtccctcaccacttgttctccgagctggatgagatctgtgtaaaagagggccgagatgccgagtggaaggaaacggcaag gtggctgaagtttgaggaggacgtggaagatggcggcgagcgctggagcaagccctacgttggcacgctgtccttgcacagcctctccgagctgaggagctgcatcagcaacgggtcggtgctgctggacatttgtgccaacagcatcgaagagattgcag atatgatcctggcccagcaagaacagtccacggaGTTTGACGAGCACATGCGGGCGCAGgttcgagaagtccttttgaggaagcaccaccatcagaacgagaagacaaccaaccttctccccgctgtctgctcgtttgctgacgtgagcaagaggcagtcagacctgcacctcctctacaagccag cccaaacaatcaccccttgtccttctcccaccgctgcggaagctaaagatggggtgaaccctgagagcagagcaatggatttaagcaag gcggagctgcacttcatgaagaaaattcccaccggggctgaagcatccaacgtgctggtaggagagctggatttccttcaccagcccatcgtggcatttgtccgcctgagcccggctgtcctcctctcaggcatgacagaagttcccatcccaacaag gttcctgtttgttttgcttgggccagaaggaaaagcccatcagtaccatgagatcggcaggtccatggccactatcatgacggatgag gttttccgtgacgttgcctataaagccaagaacggggctgacctggtggctggcatcgacgagtttctggatcaggtcacggtcttgccgccaggagagtgggatccatcgATCCGAATCGAGCCCCCGAAAAACGTCCCTTCGCAG gaaaaaaggaagacgccaggagctcttgatgacggtgcttctcacagcacgctggagaaacactgtggccctgaactgcagcggacgggaag gctctttggaggtttgaccctggacgtgaagcggaaagccccgtggttctggagcgacttccgggatggtctgagcctgcagtgcctggcgtccttcctcttcctctactgtgcctgcatgtcccctgtcatcaccttcgggggactgctgggggaggcgaccaatggccacata agtgccatggagtcgctgctgggcgcgtccatggccggcgtagtgtattgcctctttgccggccaacctctcaccatcctcggcagcaCGGGACCCGTGCTCGTGTTCGAGAAGATCCTCTACAAAttctgcaa GGAGTACGcgctctcctatctgtctctgcgggcgtgcattgggctgtggaccgccttcttgtgcatagtgctggtggccaccgacgccagctgtttggtgtgctacgtcacccgcttcacggaagaagcctttgcctccctcatctgcatcatcttcatctacgaggctctggagaagctgagtcacctgcgagacacctaccctgtgcacatgcacagcaagctggacttcctcaccagctacta ctgtaagtgtgaggcaccgacccatcccagcaacgaaacgctgcgtttctgggcgagcaacaagatcaacgtgtctggcatagcctgggaaaacctcacggtgacc gaatgtcggtatttgcgtggggagtttcaaggacctgcctgtggacgcgacggcccctacacgcctgacgtgttcctctggtgctgcatcctcttcttcgccacctttgccctgtcaggcttcttgaagaagtttaaaaccagccgctactttccaaccaga gtacggtccacagtgagcgactttgctgtcttcctcaccatcgtcatcatggtgctccttgactttgtggctgggatcccatcgccgaagctccaggtcccccatgcgttcaag cctaccagagacgaccgcgggtggttcatcaaccccataggacccaacccttggtggacggtgttggctgcgctcgtcccagctctgctctgcaccatcttgatattcatggaccagcagatcagtgccgttattgtgaacaggaaggagcacaagctgaag aaaggatgcgggtaccacctggacctttttgtggtggccgtgatgctcggggtgtgctctgtgatggggctgccctggtttgtggctgcgaccgtcctgtccatcacccacgtgaatagcctcaaagtagagtctgactgctcagctccaggagaacaacccaagtttctggggatacgagagcagagagtcactggcttgctgatctttgtgctcatgggctgctccgtcttcttcacttccgtgttaaag tttataccaatgcctgtgctttatggcgtctttctctacatgggtgtgtcgtcgctcagaggaattcag ttctttgatcgcttgaagctgttttggatgccggcgaaacaccagccggatttcatctacctgcggcacgtgcccttgcgaaaggtgcatttgttcacggtgatccagctgacctgcctcgtcctgctctggaccatcaaggtgtcccgtgccgccatcatctttcccatgatg gttttggctctcgtctttgtccggaaagcgatggatttctgcttctcaaagcgagagctcagctttctggatgaccttatgccagaaaggaagaagaagttggacgatgccagaaatgaagctggagaagaagaagaggtaaggcttgctgggtcctcggggctggacatctccgtcgggctgtga
- the LOC138685548 gene encoding electroneutral sodium bicarbonate exchanger 1-like has translation MPLVRQSHRHHRRHSQKHREGEREKDSAPTEQGYHCKSHRSPSQRVQFILRTKEDEQHVPHHLFSELDEICVKEGRDAEWKETARWLKFEEDVEDGGERWSKPYVGTLSLHSLSELRSCISNGSVLLDICANSIEEIADMILAQQEQSTEFDEHMRAQVREVLLRKHHHQNEKTTNLLPAVCSFADVSKRQSDLHLLYKPAQTITPCPSPTAAEAKDGVNPESRAMDLSKAELHFMKKIPTGAEASNVLVGELDFLHQPIVAFVRLSPAVLLSGMTEVPIPTRFLFVLLGPEGKAHQYHEIGRSMATIMTDEVFRDVAYKAKNGADLVAGIDEFLDQVTVLPPGEWDPSIRIEPPKNVPSQEKRKTPGALDDGASHSTLEKHCGPELQRTGRLFGGLTLDVKRKAPWFWSDFRDGLSLQCLASFLFLYCACMSPVITFGGLLGEATNGHISAMESLLGASMAGVVYCLFAGQPLTILGSTGPVLVFEKILYKFCKEYALSYLSLRACIGLWTAFLCIVLVATDASCLVCYVTRFTEEAFASLICIIFIYEALEKLSHLRDTYPVHMHSKLDFLTSYYCKCEAPTHPSNETLRFWASNKINVSGIAWENLTVTECRYLRGEFQGPACGRDGPYTPDVFLWCCILFFATFALSGFLKKFKTSRYFPTRVRSTVSDFAVFLTIVIMVLLDFVAGIPSPKLQVPHAFKPTRDDRGWFINPIGPNPWWTVLAALVPALLCTILIFMDQQISAVIVNRKEHKLKKGCGYHLDLFVVAVMLGVCSVMGLPWFVAATVLSITHVNSLKVESDCSAPGEQPKFLGIREQRVTGLLIFVLMGCSVFFTSVLKFIPMPVLYGVFLYMGVSSLRGIQFFDRLKLFWMPAKHQPDFIYLRHVPLRKVHLFTVIQLTCLVLLWTIKVSRAAIIFPMMVLALVFARKAMDFCFSKRELSFLDDLMPERKKKLDDARNEAGEEEEVRLAGSSGLDISVGL, from the exons ATgccactggttaggcagagccaccggcatcaccgacgccacagccagaagcatcgggaaggggaacgggagaaggactctgccccgacggagcagggctaccactgtaagtcccacc gctccccgtcccagcgggtgcagttcattctcaggaccaaggaggacgagcagcatgtccctcaccacttgttctccgagctggatgagatctgtgtaaaagagggccgagatgccgagtggaaggaaacggcaag gtggctgaagtttgaggaggacgtggaagatggcggcgagcgctggagcaagccctacgttggcacgctgtccttgcacagcctctccgagctgaggagctgcatcagcaacgggtcggtgctgctggacatttgtgccaacagcatcgaagagattgcag atatgatcctggcccagcaagaacagtccacggaGTTTGACGAGCACATGCGGGCGCAGgttcgagaagtccttttgaggaagcaccaccatcagaacgagaagacaaccaaccttctccccgctgtctgctcgtttgctgacgtgagcaagaggcagtcagacctgcacctcctctacaagccag cccaaacaatcaccccttgtccttctcccaccgctgcggaagctaaagatggggtgaaccctgagagcagagcaatggatttaagcaag gcggagctgcacttcatgaagaaaattcccaccggggctgaagcatccaacgtgctggtaggagagctggatttccttcaccagcccatcgtggcatttgtccgcctgagcccggctgtcctcctctcaggcatgacagaagttcccatcccaacaag gttcctgtttgttttgcttgggccagaaggaaaagcccatcagtaccatgagatcggcaggtccatggccactatcatgacggatgag gttttccgtgacgttgcctataaagccaagaacggggctgacctggtggctggcatcgacgagtttctggatcaggtcacggtcttgccgccaggagagtgggatccatcgATCCGAATCGAGCCCCCGAAAAACGTCCCTTCGCAG gaaaaaaggaagacgccaggagctcttgatgacggtgcttctcacagcacgctggagaaacactgtggccctgaactgcagcggacgggaag gctctttggaggtttgaccctggacgtgaagcggaaagccccgtggttctggagcgacttccgggatggtctgagcctgcagtgcctggcgtccttcctcttcctctactgtgcctgcatgtcccctgtcatcaccttcgggggactgctgggggaggcgaccaatggccacata agtgccatggagtcgctgctgggcgcgtccatggccggcgtggtgtattgcctctttgccggccaacctctcaccatcctcggcagcaCGGGACCCGTGCTCGTGTTCGAGAAGATCCTCTACAAAttctgcaa GGAGTACGcgctctcctatctgtctctgcgggcgtgcattgggctgtggaccgccttcttgtgcatagtgctggtggccaccgacgccagctgtttggtgtgctacgtcacccgcttcacggaagaagcctttgcctccctcatctgcatcatcttcatctacgaggctctggagaagctgagtcacctgcgagacacctaccctgtgcacatgcacagcaagctggacttcctcaccagctacta ctgtaagtgtgaggcaccgacccatcccagcaacgaaacgctgcgtttctgggcgagcaacaagatcaacgtgtctggcatagcctgggaaaacctcacggtgacc gaatgtcggtatttgcgtggggagtttcaaggacctgcctgtggacgcgacggcccctacacgcctgacgtgttcctctggtgctgcatcctcttcttcgccacctttgccctgtcaggcttcttgaagaagtttaaaaccagccgctactttccaaccaga gtacggtccacagtgagcgactttgctgtcttcctcaccatcgtcatcatggtgctccttgactttgtggctgggatcccatcgccgaagctccaggtcccccatgcgttcaag cctaccagagacgaccgcgggtggttcatcaaccccataggacccaacccttggtggacggtgttggctgcgctcgtcccagctctgctctgcaccatcttgatattcatggaccagcagatcagtgccgttattgtgaacaggaaggagcacaagctgaag aaaggatgcgggtaccacctggacctttttgtggtggccgtgatgctcggggtgtgctctgtgatggggctgccctggtttgtggctgcgaccgtcctgtccatcacccacgtgaatagcctcaaagtagagtctgactgctcagctccaggagaacaacccaagtttctggggatacgagagcagagagtcactggcttgctgatctttgtgctcatgggctgctccgtcttcttcacttccgtgttaaag tttataccaatgcctgtgctttatggcgtctttctctacatgggtgtgtcgtcgctcagaggaattcag ttctttgatcgcttgaagctgttttggatgccggcgaaacaccagccggatttcatctacctgcggcacgtgcccttgcgaaaggtgcatttgttcacggtgatccagctgacctgcctcgtcctgctctggaccatcaaggtgtcccgtgccgccatcatctttcccatgatg gttttggctctcgtctttgcccggaaagcgatggatttctgcttctcaaagcgagagctcagctttctggatgaccttatgccagaaaggaagaagaagttggacgatgccagaaatgaagctggagaagaagaagaggtaaggcttgctgggtcctcggggctggacatctccgtcgggctgtga